CTCAACCCTGAACATGGCGTTGGGCAGTGACTCTACCACTTTGCCCTCGACCTCGATTACATCTTCTTTAGCCATCCTCCAGTCCTCCCCCCCCTGAGTCTCGATAGAGTAAATCTTCGATGGCTTTCCTAACCTCAGAGTTACTCAACGGATCACCCCGCGCCATCTTTTCTACAATGGCTGATGCAACGCGATTAGTTGTCTGCAGGTGCCTCAGGTTCTTAATCTTAGGTTTTTCTACCGTTCGCAAATCGCCATCCACCACCAAAACCAGTCTGTTGTCGATGACTCTTATTACTAACAAGGGCCGCCCTTGGTCCCTACCAGCCTTGGAATATACCAACCTGCCTACCAGGTTTTCTTCGGACATACTTCACCCCCATTAACCCACGGTGAGAATAAGAGGACCTTCCGGAGTTATAGCCACCGTATGCTCGAAATGAGCTGATAGCTTGCCATCGCGTGTAACGACTGTCCACTGATCCTCCTTGACATATACCTCGTACGTACCCAGGTTCACCATGGGCTCTATCGCCAGGGTCATGCCAGCTCGCAGTAGCGGTCCTCGTGACGGCCGTCCGTAATTGGGAACGGGAGGATCTTCATGCATTCTGCTGCCGATACCGTGCCCCACGTAGTCCCGGACTACCGAATACCCATGAGACTCGGCTGTTCTTTGAACAGCGTGTGAGATGTCACCTAGACGCTTACCCACTCTCGCCTGCTCGATACCTTTGTAAAGGCACTCCTCTGTAACACGAATGAGCTCTGCTGCCTCAGGTGATGCTTCCCCCACTGGGACTGTAATGGCAGCGTCTCCGAAATACCCTTCGACCACTGCACCCATGTCGATTTTGATAATATCCCCGTTTTTAAGCTTTCTCGGACCTGGAATCCCATGCACTACCTCCTCGTTGATGGAGGCACATATAACTGCGGGAAAGCCTTGATACCCTTTAAACGCAGGGGTGGCCCCTAATTTGCGCAACGTTTTCTCTGCAAGTCCATCCAGGTAGCCAGTAGTAATCCCGGGTTTGACTGACATCCTTATCTCTTCTAAGGTTATGGCAACCGCGCGTCCTGCTCTCCGCATGAGGGCCAGTTCGCGTTCGGTCTTAAGCAATATCATTTTAACTTCTCCAAGTAAACCGAGATTTCACTGAAGACCTCACTACGGTCTCGCTGTCCGTCCACGTTGACTAATAAGCCACGCTGCTCATAGTATTGGAGCAGAGGGTTGGTTTCCTCTGCATAGACCTGGAGTCGCTTGATTACTGTATCGGTTGCGGTATCGTCACTACGTTGCTGTAAAAGGGTACCGCATTTATCACAGACTCCTTCTATTTGCGGTGGGTTAAAAACCTTGTGATAAACTGTTTTGCAGTTAGGACAAGTCAGGCGGCCGGTCATGCGTTCAATCAGAACATCGGTCGGGACATCAATGTTTATCACCAGGTCTAACCTGCGACCCATCTGGTTCAAAATGTCTGCGAGCGCATCGGCCTGTTTTACAGTGCGAGGAAACCCGTCCATCAAAAATCCCTGTGCACAATCTGCCTGCTTTAGCCTTTCTGCTATGATGCCTATAGTGACCTCGTCCGGCACCAATTTCCCGGCGTCCATATACTCCTTCGCCTTTTTCCCCAGTTCGGTTCCCTTGGCTACCGCCTCCCTGAACATATCCCCGGTAGAGATATGAGATATACCGAAGGTCTGTACAATCATCTCTGCCTGCGTTCCCTTGCCTGCCCCGGGAGGGCCCATCAATACTACGTTCATCTTATCATCTCCTACTTGACAAAACCTTCATAACTCCTGAGCAACAGATGAGCTTCCAGCTGCTTCATGGTGTCCAAAGCTACCCCTACCACAATGAGCAAGGCAGTACCGCCAAAATATAGGCTAGTAATCCCGGTTACTTTGATAACAAAGTTAGGCAAGATAGCTATGAACGCCAGGAAGATTCCGCCTGCAAAAGTCAACCGAGAGAGTACCCTGTCAATGTAATCGGCAGTGGGACGCCCCGGTCTAATACCAGGGATAAATCCCCCGTATTTCTTGATGTTGTCCGCCACGTCGGCGGGATTGAAGATTATAGCTACGTAAAAGTAGGTAAAAAAGAATATTAGCAAGGCGTACAGTATATTGTACAGGACGGTACCAAAATGGAAATAAGTGTTTATGAAGGTGCTCACGCCTGACTTGGGAAACCAGGAAGCAATGGTAGCCGGAAACATCATGATTGACATTCCGAAGATTATGGGAATAACCCCGCCCATGTTCACCCGCAAGGGCAAGAATGTGCTCTGGCCTCCATAAACCCGTCTTCCGACGACGCGCTTCGCGTACTGTATCGGGATTCGTCGTTGTCCTTCGTTAACGGCTACCAGCGCGCTAATGATGACCAATGCGATAACCACAAAGGAAAGAATGTTAAAAAACCCGATGGTTCCAGCCTTTAGTAGTTCAACCATGGTGTTTAAACCGCTGGGTATACGGGCAACAATTCCGGCGAAGATTATTAGAGAAATACCATTCCCTATGCCTTTCTCGGTGATCATTTCACCTATCCACATCAGGAGAGCAGTACCAGCAGTAAGACTGATAGCTATTATGAGGTAAGCACCGATGCCCGGCTTGTGCAAAACGCCAGGATACCTCCCCATCGCAATGGCCATCCCTATGGCCTGGATAAATCCGAGTATAACCGTGCCGTACCGGACGTACTGCGTTATTTTCTTACGTCCTTCTTCTCCTTCCTTTTGCAGCTGTTCTAATTTAGGTATTACTACGGTCAAGAGCTGCATGATAATGGAAGCGTTTATATAAGGGGTTATACTCATAGCGAAAATACTAAACCGCTTGAACGCTCCTCCGGAAATTATGTCATAGAAGCCAAACAATTGGTTAGTGAGTAGTTTGGCGAAGACATCGGCGTTAATGCCGGGAACCGGGATATGTGCTCCCAGTCTGAACACCAGCAACATTCCCAGGGTGAATAATAACTTGTTGCGGAGGTCCCCTCCTTTTAAGGCCTGTTGGAACGAACCGAACAAACTAAATCACCTCTACCTTGCCACCCCGGGCC
The sequence above is drawn from the Syntrophothermus lipocalidus DSM 12680 genome and encodes:
- a CDS encoding KOW domain-containing RNA-binding protein codes for the protein MSEENLVGRLVYSKAGRDQGRPLLVIRVIDNRLVLVVDGDLRTVEKPKIKNLRHLQTTNRVASAIVEKMARGDPLSNSEVRKAIEDLLYRDSGGGGLEDG
- the map gene encoding type I methionyl aminopeptidase; the encoded protein is MILLKTERELALMRRAGRAVAITLEEIRMSVKPGITTGYLDGLAEKTLRKLGATPAFKGYQGFPAVICASINEEVVHGIPGPRKLKNGDIIKIDMGAVVEGYFGDAAITVPVGEASPEAAELIRVTEECLYKGIEQARVGKRLGDISHAVQRTAESHGYSVVRDYVGHGIGSRMHEDPPVPNYGRPSRGPLLRAGMTLAIEPMVNLGTYEVYVKEDQWTVVTRDGKLSAHFEHTVAITPEGPLILTVG
- a CDS encoding adenylate kinase yields the protein MNVVLMGPPGAGKGTQAEMIVQTFGISHISTGDMFREAVAKGTELGKKAKEYMDAGKLVPDEVTIGIIAERLKQADCAQGFLMDGFPRTVKQADALADILNQMGRRLDLVINIDVPTDVLIERMTGRLTCPNCKTVYHKVFNPPQIEGVCDKCGTLLQQRSDDTATDTVIKRLQVYAEETNPLLQYYEQRGLLVNVDGQRDRSEVFSEISVYLEKLK
- the secY gene encoding preprotein translocase subunit SecY, giving the protein MFGSFQQALKGGDLRNKLLFTLGMLLVFRLGAHIPVPGINADVFAKLLTNQLFGFYDIISGGAFKRFSIFAMSITPYINASIIMQLLTVVIPKLEQLQKEGEEGRKKITQYVRYGTVILGFIQAIGMAIAMGRYPGVLHKPGIGAYLIIAISLTAGTALLMWIGEMITEKGIGNGISLIIFAGIVARIPSGLNTMVELLKAGTIGFFNILSFVVIALVIISALVAVNEGQRRIPIQYAKRVVGRRVYGGQSTFLPLRVNMGGVIPIIFGMSIMMFPATIASWFPKSGVSTFINTYFHFGTVLYNILYALLIFFFTYFYVAIIFNPADVADNIKKYGGFIPGIRPGRPTADYIDRVLSRLTFAGGIFLAFIAILPNFVIKVTGITSLYFGGTALLIVVGVALDTMKQLEAHLLLRSYEGFVK